GATTGGCCAGGTCAGGTCGGTGCCGATATAGGAGTAAGCCACGGATTTCGCGCCTTCCGCCAGTACGCCGGCGCCTTCCAGCGCAGACATCCACAGCTCCCAGTCCTGGCCGCCCATCACGGTGATGGTATTTTCAATTTCTTCTTCCGTCGCCGGTTCCACGGTGGCGGAGACGATCTGATCCTTGTTGGTGTCAATCGCCGTGGTGGTGTACACCTCGCCGATTGGCTTCAGCGCAGAGCGCACCACTTCGCCGGATTCCGGCATTTTACGCACCGGAGAAGCCAGCGAGTACACCACCAGATCGATCTGGCCGAGATCCTGTTTGATCAGTTCAATCACTTTCTCGCGGCATTCGTTGGAAAACGCATCGCCGTTGATGCTTTTCGCGTACAGGCCTTCTTCTTTGGCGGCCTTGTCGAACGCGGCGGAGTTATACCAGCCGGCGGTGGCCGGTTTGGTTTCGGTGCCGGCTTTTTCGAAGAACACGCCGATAGTGGCTGCGCCGCTACCGAAAGCCGCAGCGATGCGGGAGGCCAGACCATAACCGGTGGAGGCGCCGATAACCAGTACGCGTTTCGGGCCATCAGCGATAGCGCCCTGCTGTTTGGTATAGGCAATCTGACGACGTACATTGGCTTCACAACCCACCGGATGAGTGGTGGTGCAGATAAAGCCGCGAACCTTAGGTTTGATAATCATATTGGGTCTAGGATCCGTTAAATGGATGAAATCGGGACATAAGATACCGCATTACGCACCTTAATTGTGATCTGATGTGTTGGATTGCACAAGTTATGACCGATACGGCGCCAAATTCCGCATTTTTTACCCGTCCGCACGCCGGGATTGCCCTGATGAACGCCGGCGACATGCCGCCTGGCGGGCTTCAGTCGTCCGGCAAGGCCCAGTGCGGGTTCCACACCACTTCCCACAGATGCCCGTCCGGGTCGCGAAAGTAGCCGGCATAGCCGCCATAAAACGTCCCCTGCGCAGATTTGACGATCCCGGCCCCGGCGCGCTGCGCCGCCGTCATGATGGCATCAACCTCCGCCCGGCTGGCGACGTTGTGCCCGATGGAAAAGGCGGTCGAACTGATGGGCGTTTTCGCCAGTCCGGTGTCGTGCGCCAGGTCGTCCTGCGCCCAGATGGCAAGTTTGACCCCGCCGGATAGCTCGAAGAACGCCACCGCGCCGTGTTCAAACTCACGGCCGATAATACCGTCGGTCGGCAGGCCCAGACCGTCACGATAAAAGGCCAGGGATTTTTCCAGATCGGCAACGGCCAGCGTCAGCACGGAAATTCTCGCTTTCATCATTCACCTCAGGCAGCTTATCGGTGACATTGTCACTCAACAGCGCGCGTAATACGCGCTCCCCTTCATGCACTGTTGCTGAACTACTCAGCATAGGCGGCCAGGCGGTTGACCGCAAAAAAATGCCGGCCACGTAACGTGACCGGCATTGCAGTTTTCATCATGCCGACGCCTGACGATTACAACGCGTTTTTAATCGCCTCCACGCTGGCTTTGGCGTCGCCGAACAGCATCTGGCTGTTTTCTTTAAAGAACAGCGGATTCTGCACGCCGGCGTAGCCGGTATTCATCGAGCGTTTAAACACGATAACGTTCTGCGCCTTCCACACTTCCAATACCGGCATGCCGGCAATTGGGCTGCGCGGGTCTTCCAGCGCCGCCGGGTTAACGGTGTCGTTGGCGCCGATCACCAACACGGTGTCGGTATCGGCGAAGTCGTCATTGATCTCGTCCATTTCCAGCACCACGTCGTACGGCACCTTGGCTTCCGCCAGCAGCACGTTCATATGGCCCGGCAGACGGCCGGCGACCGGGTGAATGCCGAAGCGCACGTTAATGCCGCGGGCGCGCAGTTTCTCGGTGATTTCCGCCACCGGATACTGCGCCTGCGCCACCGCCATCCCATAGCCCGGCGTGATGATCACCGAACTGGAATTACGCAGCAGCTCGGCCACCTCTTCCGCCGTGGTTTCCCGGTATTCGCCCATCTCTTCCGCCTCGCCGGTGGACGACCCGTCGGTGCCGAAACCGCCGGCGATCACGCTGATAAACGAACGGTTCATCGCCTTACACATAATGTAAGACAGGATGGCGCCGGAGGAGCCGACCAGCGCACCGGTCACGATCAGCAGATCGTTGCTCAGCATAAAGCCGGCCGCCGCCGCCGCCCAACCGGAATAGGAGTTGAGCATTGACACCACCACCGGCATATCCGCCCCGCCGATAGACGCCACCAGATGCCAGCCGAACGCCAGCGCGATCGCCGTCATCACCAGCAGCGCGAACACCTGCAGCCCTACGCTGTCGCTGGAGACGAACATCACCATCAGCAGGAAAGAGACCACCAGCGCCGCCAGGTTCAGCTTATGACGGTTCGGCAGCATCAGCGGCTTGGAGGAAATTTTGCCGCGCAGCTTGCCGAACGCCACGATGGAACCGGTAAAGGTCACCGCGCCGATAAAGATGCCGAGGAACACTTCGCTCAGATGGATATTCTCCATCACCGGCTCCATCGGCGCGCCATGGTCCAGATAGCTGTTGAAACCGACCAGCACCGCCGCCAGGCCGACGAAGCTGTGCAGCATCGCCACCAGCTCCGGCATTTCGGTCATTTCCACCTTCTTCGCCAGATAAACGCCGATCGACCCGCCGATAATCATCGCGATAATGATCCACCCCACGTTGCCGGCGTCCGGCCCGAGG
The nucleotide sequence above comes from Serratia rhizosphaerae. Encoded proteins:
- the fabV gene encoding enoyl-ACP reductase FabV → MIIKPKVRGFICTTTHPVGCEANVRRQIAYTKQQGAIADGPKRVLVIGASTGYGLASRIAAAFGSGAATIGVFFEKAGTETKPATAGWYNSAAFDKAAKEEGLYAKSINGDAFSNECREKVIELIKQDLGQIDLVVYSLASPVRKMPESGEVVRSALKPIGEVYTTTAIDTNKDQIVSATVEPATEEEIENTITVMGGQDWELWMSALEGAGVLAEGAKSVAYSYIGTDLTWPIYWHGTLGRAKEDLDRAATAIRGDLSAKGGTAHVAVLKSVVTQASSAIPVMPLYISMAFKIMKEKGIHEGCMEQVYRLMRTRLYGDDKTLDDHQRIRMDDWELRDDVQQACRDLWPSITSENLSDLTDYTGYKQEFLRLFGFGLEGVDYDADVNPDVRFDVIEL
- a CDS encoding VOC family protein — encoded protein: MMKARISVLTLAVADLEKSLAFYRDGLGLPTDGIIGREFEHGAVAFFELSGGVKLAIWAQDDLAHDTGLAKTPISSTAFSIGHNVASRAEVDAIMTAAQRAGAGIVKSAQGTFYGGYAGYFRDPDGHLWEVVWNPHWALPDD
- the pntB gene encoding Re/Si-specific NAD(P)(+) transhydrogenase subunit beta translates to MSGGLVTAAYIVAAILFILSLAGLSRHETSKLGNRFGIAGMAIALIATILGPDAGNVGWIIIAMIIGGSIGVYLAKKVEMTEMPELVAMLHSFVGLAAVLVGFNSYLDHGAPMEPVMENIHLSEVFLGIFIGAVTFTGSIVAFGKLRGKISSKPLMLPNRHKLNLAALVVSFLLMVMFVSSDSVGLQVFALLVMTAIALAFGWHLVASIGGADMPVVVSMLNSYSGWAAAAAGFMLSNDLLIVTGALVGSSGAILSYIMCKAMNRSFISVIAGGFGTDGSSTGEAEEMGEYRETTAEEVAELLRNSSSVIITPGYGMAVAQAQYPVAEITEKLRARGINVRFGIHPVAGRLPGHMNVLLAEAKVPYDVVLEMDEINDDFADTDTVLVIGANDTVNPAALEDPRSPIAGMPVLEVWKAQNVIVFKRSMNTGYAGVQNPLFFKENSQMLFGDAKASVEAIKNAL